The region CTTGCCGGATATGAGGGCAGTGAGGTGGGCAACAAGTATCCGCGTTCCCCGGAGCTTTTGCACAAGGCACTGGAACTGCGCGGTCTGAGTATTGCCAGTGCCTGGTTCAGCGCCTTCCTGACGGTGCGGCCGTATGAAGAGACGGCTGAAGCGTTCAGAGCGCACCGGGATTTCCTGCATGAGATGGGCGCCAAGGTCATTGTCGTATCTGAGCAGGGCCGGAGCATTCAGGGGCAGATGGATACGCCGTTGTTCGCTGATAAGCCGGTATTCACCGATAGCGAATGGACCAAGCTCGCAGAGGGGCTGGGCGGACTAGGACGGCTGGCGGCCGAGAAGGGCATGTCGCTGGTCTATCACCATCACATGGGCACCGGGGTACAGACTGCAGCGGAGATTGCCCGGCTGATGGAGCTTACAGATCCAGACGAAGTGTCACTGCTGTACGATACGGGGCATCTGGCCTTCTCCGGTGAGAATCCGATGGAGGTGCTGCGTGAGCATCTGCCGCGGATTAAGCATGTGCATCTGAAGGATATCCGGCCGGAGGTGGTCCAGCGGGTGAAGGCGGAGAATCTTAGCTTCCTTCAGGCGGTAAAAGCGGGAGCCTTCACCGTACCGGGCGATGGCTGCATCGCGTTCGGAGAGATTTTTGCCGAACTGGCTGCCTCTTCCTATACGGGATGGTTCGTTGTTGAAGCGGAGCAGGACCCGGCGCTGGCCGATCCGCTGGAATATGCGATCAAGGCGCGGCGGTATATCCGGGAACATAGCGGTTTGTAGGACATCCGGGTGGCAGCCTGTATGTCTGAAGGGCAGGAATATGCGGGGGTGCACAGCTGCGGCTGTGCGCGCTCCTTTTTTTCATGAAATCCATAGATCAGGTGGAAGCTGCGGGCGGAGTTAGTTGGAATTACTCCACTTGCTGCCGGAAGAATGAATCCTGGTACAACAGCAGTTGGAAAAACAGCACTTAATTTAATCACATTTCATTCAAAGTGCCATTATCGATACTATTAAATGCTGTTTTTCCACTTGCTTGGGTATTAACGTAAGCAATTGAATAAATAAGATACATTTATCCACCTGTTGTGCCGGAGTCGGTTGCAGGGGGGCCGAGTGGGTTGAAGGCAGTGCCGGAGTCGGTTGCAGGGGGGCCGAGTGGGTTGAAGGCAGTGCCGGAGTCGGTTGCAGGCGGGGCCAAGTGGGTTGAAGGCAGTCCCGGAGTCGGTTGCAGAGGTATACCGGGGAAAAAGGCCCGGGGGGAGTTGACTTTATCTGGTTAGCTGGAGGAGAAGCGTATGTGCTATAATGGCAGGAATTCGAACGGCGGTCAGTTGAAGAAATTGCCGCAGTTGAAATAGATCTGATGTCGGAGAGCCGCCGCAGAGCAGCCTTGGACGAAGTATATATGAAGCGGCCGGATACGGCCGGGTATCCTGATGGTTGTGGAGGAGGTTGTCGAATGTTCCGTTCCTGGTACCGCCGGTTGCTGCTGTCTTATTTCCCTATATTTTTGCTGACGGTGACGATTCTGATCTTTGCCTCCTTTGTGTTTATTAATGATATTTCCCGGACGGAAACGAAGAAGGCAGACCGCATCTCCGCCAGCTATCTCAGGGATAGTGTGGACCGGACGATTAAGGAAGCTGAGCTGTCGGTGCTGGATGCGGTAGAGCGGAGCGATGCTTACAAGCTCTACTTCAATAATCAGGGGGTGACGGACAGATCGACTATCTATGCTGTTGCCTTGAGTCTGCGCAATCTGATTAAGGAATCCTCGTATATCCAGTCGGTGTATTTGTACGACCGTGTGCGTGGAAGCGTTCTAACCGATACGGGGCTGAAGGAGCTGGAAGGATTCGCCGATGAGGAATGGATCAGAGCCATGGCTTCGAAACCAACAGTACCGGAAGGCTGGCAACCAGTCAGGGATTACCATTCGGATCTGTCCCAGCGTACAGAAATTCGTGTGCTGACTACCAATAAAGCCATGCCGCTTCCCTTCGGCTCCGGGGGAATACTGGTCATTAATATCAAAATGAGTGCCCTGGAGCAGCTCATCGACAGCATGGTTAACCAGCAGCTCTCGTTCATGACGATTCTGGACGCTAATGGCAACAAGGTGTACCAGGCCCATTCCGATACGGAAGGTGCGGCTGACGGCAAGCTGCTGAACACACTTAAGCTGGAGAGAAACGGCTGGACGTTCGAGAGCGGAATCAAGGCTGGGAATCTGTTCAGCTGGGTCTCTGTGATCTCTTATCTCTGGGTAGCGATTGCGGTGGGGACCGTGGTCTGTGCGGTATTGTATCTGATCTATGTAACCCGGCGCAATTATAAGCCAATCCAGGTGATTATGAACCGGATTGAGGGCCATCAGATCCGCATGATGGATCAGTCTACCGACAGGCCGGACGAGATGATGCTGATTGACGGCGTGCTGGAGGATCTGATTAACCACATGACCGATTATGATACCAAAACCAGGGAGAACCTGCTGCTGCAGCGCAGCAAGCTGTTCACCGATCTGCTGCACAGCGAGCGGCTGGAGCAGGTAACCCGGCGGCTGGAGGAGCTGTCTCCGCTTACCGGTGCGAATGCCTCCTCGCGCTTCATCGTTGTGCTTGGGGAGATTAACCGCTACGAGCAGGTCTTCGAGGACCGGTATACCCGGGGGGATCAGAATACGCTGAAATTTGCCCTGATGAATGTATTCCAGGAATTGGCGCGGAATGCGGAGCTGCAGGGATGGGCGGAATGGGTGGGCACCGAACGCGCAGCGATCCTGTTCCTGGCGACCGGCAGCGATCAGGAGATGGAGTCCAAACTCCGGGTCTTCGCGGAGGATTGCCGCTCCTGGGTCGAGCAGAATCTGCGGATCTCGCTCAGCTTCGGCATCGGCTCCGCCGCCGCCGGGCCGGGAATGATCCGGGAGTCTTATGCGGCAGCCGAATATGTGATGCAGCACAAGCTGCTGATTCATGAGGATATCGTCTTGGCAGGCAGCGGCGAAGCGCGCCAGCCGCTGCTTGAGACGTATAAATATCTGCAGATGATCGCTGAATTTGTGAAGTATTTCCGCATGTCGAGCGGGCAGTGGCGGGAGCAGCTGGAACGGATCTTCGAGTCGTTCGAACAGGATTTCCTGAAGGACGAGGATATCCGTTCCCTGATCCAGGCTATGCTGCAGATGCTGAGCCGGGAAGTGGCGGTGATGTCTGAGCAGCTGCAGGACGAGCTGTCGGCGGAGAATGCAGAAGTCCGGCTGAAGCAGCTGGAAGAGGCAGAGGCGCTGCATGAAGTGAAGTCCATTCTATTCGAATATGTCACTGATTTATTCCGTACCTATGTCTCTGCCAGCGAAACGAAGAGCTACCGGGCCATGGTCAATGAGATGAAGGATTATATCGAAGAGAACTTCACTAATCCCGATCTCTCGCTGAAGCATCTGAGTGACCGGTTCCAGGTCTCCGGCAAATACGCGAGCTATCTGTTCAAGACTGAATTCAAAATGAAGTTCGTGGATTTCCTCACCGAGCTGCGGATGAAGGAAGCCGAGCAGCTGCTGATAGATACGGATTGTTCCCTGCAGGATATCGCGCTTCAAGTAGGATATGCGAATGCCATTTCATTCGGCAGAGTCTTCAAGCGGATTGCCGGTATCACGCCGGGCGATTACCGCTCCTCCAGACGCCGCGAAGCAGCCTCCAGATTGGAGCCGCAGGACTAGAGTA is a window of Paenibacillus sp. FSL H3-0469 DNA encoding:
- the iolE gene encoding myo-inosose-2 dehydratase — translated: MFRDKAVRLAIAPIAWTNDDMPELGGGNTFEQCISEMALAGYEGSEVGNKYPRSPELLHKALELRGLSIASAWFSAFLTVRPYEETAEAFRAHRDFLHEMGAKVIVVSEQGRSIQGQMDTPLFADKPVFTDSEWTKLAEGLGGLGRLAAEKGMSLVYHHHMGTGVQTAAEIARLMELTDPDEVSLLYDTGHLAFSGENPMEVLREHLPRIKHVHLKDIRPEVVQRVKAENLSFLQAVKAGAFTVPGDGCIAFGEIFAELAASSYTGWFVVEAEQDPALADPLEYAIKARRYIREHSGL
- a CDS encoding AraC family transcriptional regulator, yielding MFRSWYRRLLLSYFPIFLLTVTILIFASFVFINDISRTETKKADRISASYLRDSVDRTIKEAELSVLDAVERSDAYKLYFNNQGVTDRSTIYAVALSLRNLIKESSYIQSVYLYDRVRGSVLTDTGLKELEGFADEEWIRAMASKPTVPEGWQPVRDYHSDLSQRTEIRVLTTNKAMPLPFGSGGILVINIKMSALEQLIDSMVNQQLSFMTILDANGNKVYQAHSDTEGAADGKLLNTLKLERNGWTFESGIKAGNLFSWVSVISYLWVAIAVGTVVCAVLYLIYVTRRNYKPIQVIMNRIEGHQIRMMDQSTDRPDEMMLIDGVLEDLINHMTDYDTKTRENLLLQRSKLFTDLLHSERLEQVTRRLEELSPLTGANASSRFIVVLGEINRYEQVFEDRYTRGDQNTLKFALMNVFQELARNAELQGWAEWVGTERAAILFLATGSDQEMESKLRVFAEDCRSWVEQNLRISLSFGIGSAAAGPGMIRESYAAAEYVMQHKLLIHEDIVLAGSGEARQPLLETYKYLQMIAEFVKYFRMSSGQWREQLERIFESFEQDFLKDEDIRSLIQAMLQMLSREVAVMSEQLQDELSAENAEVRLKQLEEAEALHEVKSILFEYVTDLFRTYVSASETKSYRAMVNEMKDYIEENFTNPDLSLKHLSDRFQVSGKYASYLFKTEFKMKFVDFLTELRMKEAEQLLIDTDCSLQDIALQVGYANAISFGRVFKRIAGITPGDYRSSRRREAASRLEPQD